One Bacteroidota bacterium genomic window carries:
- a CDS encoding tyrosine-protein phosphatase: MNHTNKLYTNFTLVLFILLTSIIFSSCSIFSDNKPEPGKSLGINSIPNLRDMGGYKTANGATVTGGLVYRANQFYNISAGDMLKIEKLNLKNVFDLRTSAEKNTSPDELPAGVNNIWLDVLADVPASGPANLTALLTEPKQANIELGNGKVEALFKQAYRNCISLPSAKTAYRKLFLSLGDKNQLPALFHCTTGKDRTGWAAAALLTLLGVPRDVVMQDYLRSNEYILPMYDSLIQKFVDEGGSKSIPLAIFGVKEEYLNAAFDELNKKYGSIEKYFSEGLGITAEQQNALRNLYLKY, translated from the coding sequence ATGAATCACACCAATAAACTTTATACAAATTTCACGCTTGTTTTATTTATCCTACTGACAAGTATTATTTTTAGCTCCTGCTCTATCTTCAGTGACAACAAACCGGAGCCCGGCAAGAGTCTGGGGATTAATTCCATCCCCAATCTGCGGGACATGGGTGGCTACAAAACCGCAAACGGAGCCACTGTTACCGGGGGGCTGGTATACCGTGCCAACCAGTTCTATAACATCAGTGCCGGTGACATGCTTAAAATTGAGAAACTGAATCTCAAGAATGTTTTCGACCTGCGTACTTCTGCAGAGAAAAACACCAGCCCCGATGAGCTGCCTGCCGGTGTAAACAATATCTGGCTTGATGTGCTGGCTGATGTTCCGGCGTCGGGACCCGCAAATCTGACAGCCCTTTTGACTGAACCCAAACAGGCGAATATCGAGCTTGGTAACGGCAAAGTTGAAGCACTTTTCAAGCAGGCTTATCGCAATTGCATTTCCCTCCCAAGTGCAAAAACTGCCTACAGGAAGCTGTTCCTCTCGCTCGGAGACAAAAACCAGTTGCCCGCGCTTTTCCATTGTACAACCGGGAAGGACCGGACAGGGTGGGCAGCAGCAGCTCTTCTGACACTTCTTGGTGTGCCAAGGGATGTGGTTATGCAGGATTACCTTCGCAGCAATGAATATATTCTCCCGATGTACGACAGTTTAATCCAAAAATTTGTTGATGAGGGCGGATCAAAATCCATTCCTTTAGCCATTTTTGGTGTAAAAGAAGAGTACCTCAATGCCGCTTTTGACGAGTTGAACAAAAAATATGGAAGCATAGAAAAATATTTTTCTGAAGGATTGGGAATAACTGCTGAACAGCAGAACGCCTTGCGAAATTTATACCTTAAGTACTGA
- a CDS encoding histidine kinase codes for MNRLIVKTISSTRFFFICALLLLCTPKYYAFSLEDSLFVLNPFTQRETLKALFDNYFSIPGVRNAQLVKQYSSELESARNRKKPEEMQRILTTLGDIYLHTTLSSRALKYYSDAMEISRKRGDSVQTALLLMKIGRAYYFGDLRDKQRDYINRGYEVLKNCKDIEIRAMALYYKGVLEDGTAMAETLFAEALRLQQKVIASKPGDYAANQFLARYLYANNREEEAISIAKKIGDNWMLIIILNNRGMTKFLEKKFNEALEIYQTSLKLSMESRLKGLLKNTVVNLAELYRGMGEWRLASKFQYIQAILEESIYNERYNDLYSEFQAKYQNELKESRIKDLQVETSRLSDLVINEKYLNYLLIFLLLAFSGLIAAVFISRKKLKTILTELNEQHREVSMQKSELEILHAELSSSERNLKYAQEIAALANWEWIREGDRFTYSDQIADIFGVDPLKLRENFRDTILSCIVPEDREMVGTYLYQGRNSEQYHEREYRINHPAGIRWINSKYSTLTDENGELISVTGTVQDISGRKEEEERKLEAASQRAFTVQLIQSQEEERKRIALELHDSFGQDLLFIKTKAKLALREKKIGKLAAPYLSEIDSSIDTMLSMVRDIAGNLKPLHLERIGLSETVIELLSRASQSTSIKFSHDIIPVNGIFSPDKELAIYRVIQEGVNNIVKHSKAANASVQLSVDGNNCSLVISDDGTGLITPGNGNNKGFGLTSMSHRISLLNGTIRFTEAPGGGTEITINIPVEA; via the coding sequence ATGAATCGTTTAATCGTGAAAACAATCTCTTCCACCCGTTTCTTTTTTATCTGTGCACTCCTTTTGCTGTGCACCCCGAAATATTATGCCTTTTCGCTCGAAGACAGTCTTTTTGTTCTGAACCCTTTCACGCAGAGAGAAACACTTAAAGCACTGTTTGACAATTACTTCTCGATTCCCGGTGTCAGGAATGCGCAACTCGTTAAACAATATTCCTCTGAACTTGAATCCGCAAGAAACCGGAAGAAACCGGAAGAAATGCAGCGTATCCTGACTACTCTGGGCGACATATATCTTCACACCACACTTTCATCAAGAGCTTTAAAATATTACTCGGATGCGATGGAAATCTCCCGGAAGAGAGGTGATTCCGTTCAAACAGCCCTTTTGCTTATGAAGATCGGCAGAGCTTATTACTTTGGAGACCTGAGAGACAAGCAGAGGGATTATATCAACCGTGGTTACGAAGTCCTCAAGAACTGTAAAGATATCGAGATAAGAGCAATGGCTTTGTATTACAAAGGTGTGCTCGAAGACGGCACCGCCATGGCAGAAACCCTTTTCGCTGAAGCCCTGCGGTTGCAGCAGAAGGTGATAGCCTCGAAACCCGGGGATTACGCAGCAAATCAGTTCCTGGCGCGATATCTGTATGCAAATAACAGGGAAGAGGAAGCGATCTCAATAGCGAAGAAGATCGGCGACAACTGGATGCTCATCATAATCCTGAACAACCGCGGGATGACAAAATTTCTGGAGAAGAAATTTAATGAGGCACTGGAGATCTATCAAACCTCGCTAAAGCTTTCGATGGAATCCAGACTCAAAGGGCTGCTTAAGAATACTGTTGTGAATCTGGCTGAACTTTACCGTGGTATGGGGGAATGGCGCCTTGCTTCGAAGTTTCAGTATATACAGGCGATCCTCGAAGAAAGCATTTACAACGAAAGATACAACGACCTTTATTCCGAATTTCAGGCGAAATATCAGAATGAACTTAAGGAGTCCCGGATAAAGGATCTGCAGGTCGAGACCAGCCGGCTTTCCGACCTTGTCATCAATGAAAAATATCTGAACTACCTGCTGATTTTCCTGCTTCTGGCTTTTTCCGGATTGATTGCCGCAGTTTTCATAAGTCGAAAAAAATTGAAGACAATTTTAACTGAGCTGAATGAGCAGCACAGAGAGGTGTCGATGCAGAAAAGCGAACTCGAGATACTCCATGCAGAACTCTCCAGCAGTGAGCGGAATCTTAAGTACGCCCAGGAGATCGCAGCGCTGGCAAACTGGGAGTGGATCCGGGAAGGAGACAGGTTCACATACTCTGACCAGATCGCTGATATTTTCGGCGTCGATCCCCTGAAGCTAAGGGAGAATTTCCGCGATACGATCCTTTCCTGCATTGTCCCCGAAGACCGGGAAATGGTGGGCACATACCTCTACCAGGGGCGCAACAGCGAGCAGTACCATGAGAGGGAGTACCGGATCAATCACCCTGCAGGAATAAGATGGATAAACTCCAAATATTCGACCCTCACTGATGAGAACGGCGAACTGATAAGTGTCACCGGCACAGTTCAGGATATATCCGGTCGCAAAGAGGAGGAGGAACGGAAACTTGAGGCTGCATCGCAAAGGGCTTTCACGGTACAGCTTATACAGTCTCAGGAGGAGGAGCGGAAACGGATCGCCCTGGAGCTGCACGACAGCTTCGGGCAGGACCTGCTTTTCATAAAAACAAAGGCAAAACTCGCTTTGAGGGAAAAGAAAATCGGGAAACTTGCGGCACCATACCTGAGTGAGATCGATTCCTCGATCGATACTATGCTCTCAATGGTGAGGGATATCGCCGGGAACCTGAAGCCACTTCATCTTGAACGCATTGGTTTATCTGAGACGGTTATCGAGCTGCTGTCGAGAGCCTCACAATCAACCAGTATCAAATTCAGTCACGACATAATCCCGGTGAACGGCATTTTTTCACCGGACAAGGAACTTGCAATTTACAGGGTGATACAGGAAGGAGTAAACAATATCGTAAAACACTCAAAAGCGGCAAATGCCTCGGTTCAGTTATCGGTCGATGGAAATAACTGCTCACTTGTAATTTCCGATGACGGTACCGGACTGATCACACCCGGGAATGGAAACAATAAAGGCTTTGGTCTCACAAGCATGTCACACAGGATCAGCCTCCTGAACGGCACAATAAGGTTTACAGAGGCTCCCGGCGGGGGAACCGAAATAACCATCAATATTCCGGTGGAGGCTTAG
- a CDS encoding response regulator transcription factor, with product MTRIRVVIADDHPVFIQGLLTILKEEKNIEILGQASDGRTALTMIHKYKPDIAILDVQMPEPDGLQLAEILNSEGDPVKIIILTMFKEESIIKKVLDLGVKGYVLKENAIDDIIDSINIVYDGGIYLSDTVSEIIRKSEDNLISGQVQMLTPSEKRIMALIGEGHSSKMIADRLFVSIKTIDNHRSNICKKLGITGTSALIKYALSKKPLT from the coding sequence ATGACCAGGATAAGAGTTGTAATAGCTGACGACCATCCCGTTTTCATTCAGGGACTGCTAACGATCCTGAAGGAGGAAAAAAACATCGAAATTCTCGGACAGGCTTCAGACGGGAGGACCGCTCTGACCATGATCCACAAATACAAACCCGATATTGCCATTCTCGATGTCCAGATGCCGGAACCTGACGGGCTGCAGCTTGCGGAAATCCTGAATTCGGAAGGAGACCCGGTAAAGATAATCATCCTTACGATGTTCAAAGAGGAGTCCATTATAAAGAAAGTGCTCGACCTTGGTGTGAAGGGCTATGTGCTTAAGGAGAACGCTATCGATGATATTATAGACTCGATAAATATCGTTTATGACGGGGGCATTTATCTTAGTGATACCGTCTCTGAAATCATCAGGAAAAGCGAAGATAATCTGATCTCAGGGCAGGTACAGATGCTCACCCCCTCGGAAAAGAGAATAATGGCACTGATTGGCGAAGGTCACTCGAGCAAAATGATAGCCGACCGGTTGTTTGTGAGCATAAAAACTATCGATAACCATAGAAGCAACATCTGTAAGAAACTCGGCATTACGGGCACTTCCGCACTGATTAAATACGCTCTGTCGAAAAAACCACTCACCTGA
- a CDS encoding PAS domain S-box protein encodes MRTLVVVTGVLHLIQFAVLYTLYRVNRQYKGIGWWLLWNIMEVIGFGFVLLRNIPGLFEVVVILQNSSIILGVIFIYNGVVAFHDRKINITLVSVIFLLFIIPFLSLLFIVNDITARGVLINLIVSAISLIIAYEMLKSDLIPVRSTIRVLAYTFIIHSMILLYRCWVMLTAPPDYDFLQPSPGNVIPLFDTIIAGSFWTFGFVLLINQRLNFDIAISNEHFQQIFQSSPVAVLLIERSTDTITECNSAFSSLSGFSTGEIIGKSTLEMGLWESPADREQTISEIKAKGFCTDRETRFVRKSGEVFTSLLSAKLISLGGVDLVLANIQDVSDMKEVEDTLRKSEEKYRLLTETMPDLVVLHDLHQKIVYINSAGIQVSGYTKEELTGMHLSRLVPPELLPEIEKRKNLRFSGDNRVLTYRTMLLRKNGTRVPVEVRSSPILENGKLKNLLLVGRDVTDQERTLAELTAAKEKAEEMNMIKSYFFANMSHELRTPFVGIWGYAQLLSESVKAPGEKQMVASIMKSAERLTDTLNKILSLSQAEFSEVKCIVETVNLADFVTEIYLTYKEAADSKKINFIVNEQKKGIYIVSDPRILRSILNNLVSNAVKYTEEGKVELSVNLVNSKNRNLLAFTITDTGIGIPHDKQEIIWAPFRQASEGRGRTFEGTGLGLSITKKYVELLGGTISLESEPGNGTVFKVVLPVNEVINKSNEELIIEEETPMEKEIRHSEKKLLYVEDDQFCQNIVSRVLSDKYYLDFVIDAEEALQRLKTNVYHGFLIDINLRHGLDGVQLMQKVKSMEENKGKPFVAITAYAAFSDRAEFLEKGFTHYLSKPFFLKELSELIDSIFLEN; translated from the coding sequence ATGCGAACTCTTGTCGTCGTGACAGGGGTTCTCCACTTGATTCAGTTTGCTGTACTCTATACTCTTTACAGAGTAAACAGGCAGTATAAAGGAATTGGCTGGTGGTTGCTCTGGAATATCATGGAAGTGATTGGTTTCGGCTTTGTCCTGCTGCGAAACATACCCGGGCTTTTTGAAGTTGTTGTGATATTGCAAAATTCCTCCATCATTCTTGGAGTTATTTTTATTTACAATGGAGTGGTTGCCTTCCACGACAGGAAAATTAACATAACTCTCGTCTCTGTGATTTTTCTGTTATTCATCATCCCTTTCCTCTCCCTGCTCTTCATTGTAAACGACATAACAGCCCGTGGTGTGCTGATTAACCTGATTGTCTCTGCAATATCGCTGATTATTGCGTATGAAATGCTGAAGAGCGATCTGATACCGGTCAGATCCACAATAAGAGTGCTTGCCTACACTTTTATTATTCATTCCATGATTCTTCTTTACAGATGCTGGGTGATGTTAACCGCACCACCCGATTACGATTTTCTTCAGCCTTCGCCGGGAAATGTGATACCTCTGTTCGACACGATAATTGCGGGTTCTTTCTGGACTTTTGGTTTCGTCCTGCTGATCAATCAAAGACTCAACTTCGACATTGCAATCTCAAACGAACACTTTCAGCAGATATTTCAATCTTCGCCGGTTGCTGTACTTCTGATTGAAAGATCGACTGACACCATTACAGAATGTAATTCAGCTTTTAGCTCACTTTCCGGATTCTCCACCGGTGAGATCATAGGAAAATCAACTTTGGAGATGGGACTGTGGGAGAGTCCCGCTGATCGGGAGCAGACTATTTCTGAAATTAAAGCAAAAGGCTTTTGCACCGACCGTGAAACAAGATTTGTCCGAAAATCGGGTGAGGTGTTTACCTCTCTCCTCTCTGCCAAACTGATCTCACTCGGCGGGGTTGATCTTGTACTCGCAAACATCCAGGATGTTTCCGATATGAAGGAAGTGGAAGATACACTCCGGAAATCAGAAGAAAAATACAGACTCCTTACCGAAACCATGCCCGACCTTGTTGTTCTCCATGACCTGCACCAGAAGATTGTCTATATTAACAGCGCCGGAATCCAGGTCTCGGGGTACACGAAGGAAGAACTCACCGGCATGCATCTCTCGCGTCTCGTCCCTCCTGAACTCCTGCCTGAAATAGAAAAAAGGAAGAACCTCCGGTTTTCCGGTGATAACAGAGTGCTTACCTACAGAACTATGCTGTTGAGAAAGAATGGCACAAGGGTTCCTGTGGAAGTGAGGTCCTCTCCAATTCTGGAAAACGGGAAGCTGAAAAATCTGTTACTCGTTGGCAGGGATGTTACCGACCAGGAAAGAACCCTGGCTGAACTCACCGCTGCAAAAGAAAAAGCTGAAGAAATGAATATGATAAAGTCTTATTTCTTCGCGAACATGAGCCACGAGCTTCGGACACCTTTTGTGGGAATTTGGGGTTATGCCCAGCTTCTCTCAGAAAGTGTAAAAGCGCCGGGTGAAAAACAGATGGTTGCAAGCATCATGAAAAGTGCGGAGAGGCTGACTGATACACTCAATAAAATTCTCTCACTCTCTCAGGCTGAGTTCTCTGAAGTAAAATGTATTGTCGAAACGGTAAACCTGGCAGATTTCGTTACTGAAATTTATTTGACTTATAAAGAGGCAGCAGACTCAAAGAAAATCAATTTTATTGTAAACGAACAAAAAAAGGGCATTTACATCGTTTCCGATCCGAGAATCCTCCGCTCCATTCTGAACAATCTTGTCAGCAATGCCGTAAAATATACAGAAGAGGGTAAAGTTGAATTGTCGGTTAATCTTGTGAACTCGAAGAACAGAAATCTTTTGGCTTTTACCATTACTGATACGGGAATCGGCATTCCGCACGACAAACAGGAGATTATTTGGGCTCCGTTCAGACAGGCAAGTGAAGGAAGGGGCAGAACTTTCGAGGGTACCGGTCTCGGACTCTCAATCACTAAAAAATATGTCGAACTGCTCGGTGGCACCATTTCACTTGAAAGTGAACCCGGAAACGGCACAGTTTTCAAGGTTGTTCTGCCTGTCAACGAAGTTATTAACAAATCCAATGAAGAACTTATCATCGAAGAGGAAACACCAATGGAAAAAGAAATTCGCCACTCGGAAAAAAAACTGCTCTATGTGGAGGATGATCAGTTTTGCCAGAATATAGTATCCAGGGTACTTTCCGATAAATATTATCTCGATTTTGTGATCGATGCCGAGGAAGCTCTTCAACGATTGAAAACGAATGTTTATCACGGATTTCTGATAGATATCAATCTTAGACACGGCCTGGATGGCGTGCAGCTTATGCAAAAAGTTAAATCGATGGAAGAAAACAAAGGCAAACCGTTCGTTGCCATTACAGCTTATGCTGCTTTCTCCGACAGGGCTGAATTTTTGGAAAAAGGATTTACTCACTATCTGTCAAAACCTTTTTTCCTGAAAGAGCTCAGTGAACTGATCGATTCCATATTCCTGGAGAATTAA
- a CDS encoding prolipoprotein diacylglyceryl transferase — translation MHPVINLFGVFAVNSYSLFATIGAVALAVFCYLEAKRLSFPLETYWRLFFMVAGFAIVGAKLASALFFSTSEFFHDPFHTFLKSGWMFYGAVAGGYAALFTGRALFSFPLFTALDTMTCGGALGLGFGRIACFLSGCCGGLPTDSFLGITFPGGSCAVHPTQLYESGFVFLLFAFVTVARKKFTFEGFQLSAILICYGIFRFMVEFIREDSLLPGFQPFTPSQYISLFLIATGTVVLLVKSGGTGYIRKKLTS, via the coding sequence ATGCACCCTGTAATAAACCTGTTTGGCGTTTTCGCGGTCAACTCTTACTCACTTTTCGCCACCATCGGAGCGGTCGCCTTAGCGGTGTTCTGCTACCTGGAGGCAAAACGGCTTTCCTTTCCTTTAGAGACATACTGGAGGCTCTTCTTCATGGTCGCAGGTTTCGCGATCGTTGGAGCAAAGCTTGCTTCAGCTCTCTTTTTCAGCACTTCAGAGTTCTTTCATGACCCGTTCCACACATTTCTGAAATCAGGGTGGATGTTTTACGGCGCTGTTGCCGGAGGCTATGCTGCTCTTTTCACCGGCAGGGCACTTTTCTCTTTCCCGCTTTTCACCGCACTTGATACCATGACCTGTGGCGGGGCACTTGGGCTTGGATTCGGGAGGATAGCGTGTTTTCTCAGCGGCTGCTGCGGCGGATTGCCGACCGATTCATTTCTTGGGATAACATTCCCGGGTGGTAGCTGTGCGGTCCATCCGACTCAACTATACGAGTCGGGTTTTGTCTTCCTCCTGTTCGCTTTCGTTACCGTGGCGAGAAAGAAGTTCACATTCGAGGGGTTTCAGCTCTCCGCGATACTGATCTGCTACGGTATATTCAGGTTCATGGTCGAGTTCATCCGTGAAGACTCACTTCTCCCCGGCTTTCAGCCATTTACTCCTTCCCAGTACATCTCACTCTTCCTTATCGCCACGGGCACCGTCGTTCTGCTTGTCAAAAGCGGCGGCACAGGGTACATCAGGAAAAAACTCACCTCCTGA
- a CDS encoding response regulator, producing the protein MENGKKAKKLLYVEDDIYCQNLVFRVLGGRFHLDMVPDAAAAFQKLATDDYDGMLIDINLGHGIDGAQLMERIKVTDHYKDKPLVAITAYAAHSDEEEFRARGFTHYLSKPFHLKDLIGLMEEIFGTGDE; encoded by the coding sequence ATGGAAAACGGTAAAAAGGCTAAAAAACTTCTTTATGTGGAAGATGACATTTACTGTCAGAATCTGGTTTTTAGAGTCCTCGGTGGCAGGTTTCACCTGGATATGGTTCCTGATGCAGCAGCAGCATTTCAAAAACTTGCAACAGATGATTACGACGGAATGCTTATTGACATAAACCTCGGTCATGGAATAGATGGTGCCCAGTTGATGGAGAGAATAAAAGTCACCGACCATTATAAAGACAAGCCCCTCGTCGCAATAACTGCGTATGCTGCCCATTCTGATGAAGAAGAATTCCGGGCAAGAGGGTTTACCCACTATCTCTCGAAACCCTTCCACCTGAAAGACCTCATCGGCTTAATGGAAGAAATTTTCGGTACCGGAGACGAGTAA
- a CDS encoding class I SAM-dependent methyltransferase, which yields MKKENNYIEINRQSWNNRVAAHLKSEFYDLENFIKGKNSLNSFELDLLGDLKGKMILHLQCHFGQDTISLSRLGADVTGVDLSDKAIESANRIASDTNSNANFICCDIYDLPNHLDRQFDIVFTSYGTIGWLPDLDKWAKIVSRYLKNDGKFVFVEFHPVVWMFDDNFEKIGYNYFRSEAIIETEKGTYADKTADIVIESVSWNHSLSEVITSLIQNGLEISSFKEYDYSPYNCFNKTIEFEPGKFRIEHLGNKIPMVYSIVAIKK from the coding sequence ATGAAAAAAGAAAATAATTATATAGAAATCAATCGGCAATCGTGGAACAACAGAGTTGCTGCACATCTAAAATCTGAATTTTACGACCTTGAGAATTTCATCAAAGGAAAAAATTCCCTGAACAGTTTTGAGCTCGATCTCCTTGGAGATTTAAAAGGGAAAATGATTTTACATCTGCAATGTCATTTTGGTCAGGACACAATTTCACTCTCCAGACTCGGCGCGGATGTTACAGGTGTGGACCTGTCGGACAAGGCAATTGAAAGCGCAAATCGAATTGCTTCTGATACAAACTCAAATGCAAACTTCATCTGCTGCGACATTTACGATTTACCAAATCATTTGGACAGGCAGTTTGATATTGTCTTTACGAGTTACGGAACAATCGGCTGGTTACCCGATCTGGATAAATGGGCTAAAATTGTTTCCAGGTACTTGAAAAATGACGGGAAATTTGTGTTTGTGGAGTTCCATCCTGTGGTTTGGATGTTCGATGACAATTTTGAAAAGATAGGCTATAATTATTTTAGGTCAGAGGCAATTATAGAAACTGAAAAAGGGACATACGCTGATAAAACCGCAGACATTGTCATCGAATCTGTGTCGTGGAATCACAGTTTAAGTGAAGTAATCACCAGCCTGATACAAAACGGACTTGAAATAAGCTCTTTTAAGGAATATGATTATTCTCCTTACAACTGTTTTAACAAGACAATCGAATTTGAACCCGGAAAATTTCGCATAGAGCATTTAGGCAACAAAATTCCGATGGTATATTCCATAGTTGCCATAAAGAAATAA
- a CDS encoding SDR family oxidoreductase → MKILLTGVTGYIGKRLLPLLLEQGHEIVCCVRDKKRIPTEGIYSDRRLSYFEVDFLKEISVTPASAGVDAAYYLIHSMTSDIRNFERLEETSANNFMKLATALGTKRIIYLGGITNSSELSKHLASRKKVEEVLGSTSIPLTSIRAGIIVGSGSASFEIIRDLVEKLPVMVTPKWLNTKNQPIAIRNILECLTGVLDHPETGNKSYDVGGPDILTYKQMLLKFAEVRGLRRYIYTVPVMTPRISSYWLYFVTATSYKLAVNLVNSMKIEVIARDNDLIELLGIKPIEYKEAVELAFQKIEQNNVLSSWKDSLVSSSEDSSLFDHINVPENGVFKDIREKVIESDPERVLRNIWSIGGERGWYYADFLWGIRGFLDKLAGGVGLRRGRTNPNTINTGDTLDFWRVLAADITKKRLLLYAEMKLPGEAWLEFRIVRRDGKDILIQSATYRPKGIFGRLYWYSVLPFHYFVFDGMARNIISY, encoded by the coding sequence ATGAAAATTCTGCTGACCGGAGTGACCGGCTATATTGGAAAACGGCTTTTACCGCTCCTTCTTGAACAGGGGCATGAAATTGTCTGCTGTGTCCGTGACAAAAAACGGATTCCAACTGAAGGTATTTATTCGGACAGGAGATTGAGTTATTTTGAAGTGGATTTCCTCAAAGAGATATCCGTGACTCCGGCGTCGGCAGGTGTGGATGCAGCTTATTATTTGATTCATTCCATGACTTCAGACATCCGGAATTTTGAGAGACTTGAGGAGACATCTGCAAATAATTTCATGAAGCTGGCTACCGCGCTCGGTACCAAAAGGATAATCTATCTGGGTGGAATCACAAATTCTTCTGAACTTTCGAAGCATCTGGCTTCGCGAAAAAAGGTGGAAGAAGTCCTTGGCAGCACTTCAATTCCACTGACTTCAATCCGTGCAGGGATAATTGTGGGCTCCGGAAGTGCTTCATTTGAAATTATTCGTGACCTGGTGGAAAAGCTTCCTGTAATGGTTACACCGAAGTGGCTGAACACAAAAAACCAGCCAATCGCCATACGGAACATACTTGAATGTCTGACGGGAGTTTTGGACCATCCCGAAACCGGGAACAAATCATATGATGTCGGTGGTCCCGATATTCTGACCTATAAGCAGATGCTTCTGAAGTTCGCCGAAGTAAGGGGATTGAGGCGGTATATCTACACCGTTCCCGTGATGACTCCCCGGATCTCCTCCTACTGGCTCTATTTCGTAACCGCCACTTCCTATAAACTTGCCGTGAATCTTGTAAACAGCATGAAAATTGAAGTGATAGCGAGGGACAACGATCTTATCGAACTTTTGGGGATAAAACCGATAGAATATAAGGAGGCAGTCGAACTCGCTTTTCAGAAGATAGAGCAGAACAATGTACTGTCAAGCTGGAAAGATTCGCTCGTGTCAAGTTCTGAGGACAGTTCCCTCTTCGATCACATAAATGTGCCTGAAAACGGTGTGTTTAAAGACATCCGTGAAAAAGTGATTGAGAGTGACCCTGAGAGGGTTTTGCGGAATATCTGGTCGATAGGTGGAGAGAGAGGGTGGTATTACGCGGATTTCCTGTGGGGAATCAGAGGATTTCTCGATAAACTTGCCGGAGGTGTCGGCTTGCGGAGGGGAAGAACCAATCCCAACACAATTAATACAGGCGACACACTGGATTTTTGGCGGGTGCTGGCGGCAGATATCACCAAAAAGAGGCTCCTGCTGTATGCGGAGATGAAGCTACCGGGAGAGGCGTGGCTTGAGTTCAGGATTGTCAGAAGAGACGGGAAAGATATACTGATTCAGTCGGCAACTTACAGACCAAAAGGGATTTTTGGCAGATTATACTGGTATTCAGTCCTCCCTTTCCACTATTTCGTATTCGATGGAATGGCAAGAAACATAATCAGCTATTAG